In a genomic window of Candidatus Equadaptatus faecalis:
- a CDS encoding phosphoribosylglycinamide formyltransferase, translated as MKTKIAVLVSGGGTNLQALLDAEKAGKIPSGEIALVVSNNSKAFALERAAKAGVRALCITKKDCGGQEQFEEKLAETLEEHGIGLIILAGFMSILGEKFTRRFENRIINVHPALIPSFCGKGYYGLKVHEEALKYGVKVTGATVHFVNEIPDGGKIILQKAVEIEEGDTPEILQKRVMEQAEWILLPQAAEIVSKQLAGKNA; from the coding sequence ATGAAAACAAAAATAGCGGTGCTCGTATCCGGCGGCGGAACAAATTTACAGGCTCTGCTTGACGCGGAAAAGGCGGGAAAAATCCCGAGCGGCGAAATTGCGCTCGTGGTCTCCAACAATTCCAAAGCCTTCGCTCTCGAACGCGCCGCAAAGGCGGGCGTCAGGGCGCTCTGCATAACGAAAAAGGACTGCGGCGGACAGGAACAATTTGAGGAAAAGCTTGCGGAAACGCTTGAAGAACACGGTATAGGTCTGATTATTCTCGCGGGCTTTATGTCCATACTCGGAGAAAAGTTCACGCGCCGCTTTGAAAACAGGATAATCAACGTGCACCCCGCGCTTATTCCCTCGTTCTGCGGAAAAGGCTATTACGGGCTTAAGGTTCACGAAGAGGCTCTGAAATACGGCGTAAAAGTAACCGGCGCAACGGTGCATTTCGTGAACGAAATTCCGGACGGCGGAAAAATAATTCTGCAGAAAGCGGTTGAAATCGAAGAAGGCGACACGCCGGAAATTCTGCAGAAACGCGTTATGGAGCAGGCTGAATGGATACTTCTGCCTCAGGCTGCCGAAATAGTTTCAAAACAGCTGGCGGGGAAAAACGCGTGA
- a CDS encoding calcium/sodium antiporter, with protein sequence MGILFAALIFTFGVILVIKGGDVFVDAASWIAHAAGIPTFIIGATIVSLATTMPEMIVSCLAAAQGKIDMAIGNAVGSVTANTGLIMALAFIFMKVVITRRDYLPQCAILIACAALLPVGSLSGHLSVWSCIMLSAMFAVFMLLNLHQAKEQSSAALHSGEQVAQNQIAKNIILFVVGIIMIVGGSQLLINGGTKLAEAFGVPERIIAVTFVAIGTSLPELVTTLTAIRKKESALSVGNIVGANVIDLSLILPVCSIISGRKLPVSDIILKIDFPACLAVLLLALIPLLGREKSGRIHGIAVLSAYIAYLAVTL encoded by the coding sequence ATGGGTATTTTGTTTGCGGCACTGATTTTCACGTTCGGCGTTATTCTTGTCATTAAAGGCGGGGACGTTTTTGTTGACGCGGCGAGCTGGATAGCGCACGCGGCGGGAATCCCGACTTTTATAATCGGTGCCACCATAGTCAGTCTGGCTACGACCATGCCCGAGATGATTGTTTCCTGTCTTGCGGCAGCGCAGGGAAAAATCGACATGGCGATAGGCAACGCCGTAGGTTCCGTAACTGCCAATACCGGATTGATAATGGCACTGGCGTTTATTTTTATGAAGGTGGTTATAACGCGCAGAGATTATCTGCCACAATGTGCTATCCTAATTGCCTGCGCGGCGCTTCTTCCTGTCGGTTCTCTGTCAGGTCATTTGTCAGTTTGGTCTTGCATTATGCTCTCGGCTATGTTTGCAGTTTTTATGCTGCTTAATCTGCATCAGGCAAAGGAACAAAGCAGTGCAGCACTGCATTCGGGAGAACAAGTGGCGCAAAATCAAATTGCAAAAAATATAATACTGTTTGTTGTCGGAATAATAATGATAGTCGGAGGCTCGCAGCTGCTTATAAACGGCGGCACAAAGCTTGCGGAAGCCTTTGGCGTGCCTGAGAGAATAATAGCCGTTACCTTTGTAGCCATAGGTACGTCTCTTCCCGAACTTGTCACGACCCTGACCGCCATACGCAAAAAGGAATCCGCGCTTTCGGTGGGTAACATTGTCGGCGCGAACGTAATTGATTTGTCGCTGATACTTCCCGTATGTTCAATAATTTCAGGACGGAAACTGCCTGTATCGGACATAATTTTGAAAATAGATTTTCCCGCCTGTCTCGCGGTTCTGCTTTTGGCGCTTATACCGCTTCTCGGCAGGGAAAAATCAGGCAGAATACACGGTATCGCTGTGCTGTCGGCATATATCGCGTATCTTGCGGTAACCTTGTAA
- the truA gene encoding tRNA pseudouridine(38-40) synthase TruA: protein MNFAAEVSYNGGLFSGWQCQPGLSTVQEKIEKVLSLLNGSGVKITGAGRTDAGVHAKGQVCSFELDEAWRPDKLMLAVNANLPQGVQFMRVAEAPDNFNARFDAVSREYVYFMWHGRAVYPHLEPFVSHIKAGNYDWELAAQACRYLEGEHDFGAFCKKNETPENTLRTLHSVKLCRRGRLVWLHVKGNAFLMNMIRIMLGNLELVAQKKRPPEWIEEMLENGDRESGGRTFPPNGLFFWRVNYRKKLFC, encoded by the coding sequence ATGAATTTTGCGGCGGAGGTAAGCTACAACGGCGGATTGTTCAGCGGTTGGCAGTGCCAGCCTGGGCTTTCAACGGTTCAGGAGAAAATAGAAAAAGTATTGTCCCTGCTGAACGGCAGCGGCGTAAAAATCACGGGGGCAGGAAGAACGGACGCCGGAGTGCACGCAAAGGGTCAGGTGTGCAGCTTTGAGCTTGACGAGGCATGGAGACCTGACAAACTCATGCTCGCCGTTAATGCCAATCTGCCTCAGGGCGTGCAGTTTATGCGCGTTGCGGAAGCGCCGGATAATTTTAATGCGCGCTTTGACGCCGTTTCCCGTGAGTACGTCTATTTTATGTGGCACGGCAGGGCGGTTTATCCGCACCTTGAGCCGTTTGTAAGCCATATTAAGGCGGGAAATTACGACTGGGAGCTTGCCGCGCAGGCGTGCCGATATCTTGAAGGAGAACATGACTTCGGTGCTTTCTGCAAAAAGAACGAAACGCCGGAAAATACCCTCCGGACGCTGCATTCGGTAAAGCTTTGCCGACGCGGCAGACTTGTCTGGCTGCACGTTAAGGGCAATGCTTTTCTCATGAACATGATCAGGATTATGCTCGGCAATCTTGAGCTGGTGGCGCAGAAAAAGCGTCCGCCGGAATGGATAGAGGAAATGCTTGAAAACGGGGACAGGGAAAGCGGGGGACGAACTTTTCCTCCGAACGGGCTTTTCTTTTGGAGAGTGAACTACCGCAAAAAACTATTTTGCTAA
- a CDS encoding amidophosphoribosyltransferase, giving the protein MGGFFGAVSNRDIVYDVFFGTDYHSHLGTNNAGMAVWGKEKGFQRQIHSISDTPFRAKFEPDLADFEGSCAFGCISDSEPQPLLVRSHLGIYALTTVGLVNNADELIEQYFSDHGHQFMAMSSGKVNTTELVAALINTRDNLVDGIRHVQEAVDGSMTLLIITDKGELIAARDKLGRLPVIIGRNEDGYCVTFESFAAEKVGYGIERELGPAEIVKLTPDELTVLSPAGSDMKICAFLWTYFGYPNSNYEGKNVEVMRYRNGEIMARNEQEAGLLPDVDIVAGVPDSGIPHAIGYAYKSGKIFARPFIKYTPSWLRSFMPTKQKTRNQVAKMKQIPVPELIKDKKLLFVDDSIVRGTQLRETLRFLYEAGAKEVHLRSACPPLMYSCKYINFSRGNSEMDLLARRIVQELEGDEGHKHLDEYADGSCERGRCLLKTICEKLGFTSLEYQSLDGMLEAIGLDKDKVCTYCWTGKE; this is encoded by the coding sequence ATGGGAGGCTTTTTCGGAGCGGTATCAAACCGCGACATTGTGTATGACGTATTTTTCGGGACGGACTACCACAGTCATCTCGGCACGAACAATGCCGGAATGGCTGTATGGGGAAAAGAAAAAGGCTTTCAACGGCAGATACACTCCATTTCCGACACACCGTTCCGCGCCAAATTCGAGCCTGACCTTGCAGACTTTGAGGGCAGCTGCGCGTTCGGCTGCATAAGCGACTCCGAGCCCCAGCCCCTGCTTGTGCGTTCGCATCTCGGAATCTACGCCCTGACCACGGTCGGTTTGGTAAATAATGCCGATGAGCTGATTGAGCAGTATTTCAGCGATCACGGGCACCAGTTCATGGCTATGAGTTCGGGAAAAGTGAACACCACCGAACTTGTCGCCGCTCTTATCAACACGCGCGACAATCTTGTTGACGGCATACGCCACGTTCAGGAAGCGGTGGACGGAAGCATGACGCTGCTGATAATAACCGATAAAGGCGAACTTATTGCGGCGCGCGACAAATTGGGCAGACTGCCTGTAATAATCGGCAGAAACGAGGACGGATACTGCGTCACGTTTGAATCCTTCGCCGCGGAAAAGGTCGGCTACGGCATAGAGCGCGAGCTTGGCCCGGCTGAAATTGTCAAACTTACACCCGACGAATTAACGGTTTTGTCCCCCGCAGGCAGCGACATGAAAATATGTGCTTTTCTGTGGACGTATTTCGGCTATCCGAATTCCAATTACGAGGGGAAGAACGTTGAAGTAATGCGCTACAGAAACGGCGAAATAATGGCGCGCAACGAACAAGAGGCGGGACTGCTTCCGGACGTTGACATCGTTGCGGGGGTGCCTGACTCCGGAATACCTCACGCAATAGGTTACGCGTACAAAAGCGGAAAGATCTTCGCACGGCCGTTTATAAAATACACGCCGTCCTGGCTGCGCTCCTTTATGCCCACAAAGCAGAAGACCCGTAATCAGGTAGCGAAAATGAAGCAGATACCCGTTCCGGAGCTTATTAAGGACAAAAAACTTCTGTTCGTGGACGATTCCATAGTGCGCGGCACACAGCTCCGCGAAACGTTAAGATTTCTTTACGAGGCAGGCGCAAAAGAGGTTCATCTGCGTTCTGCCTGCCCTCCGCTGATGTACAGCTGCAAATACATAAATTTCTCTCGCGGAAATTCGGAAATGGATCTGCTGGCGCGGCGCATAGTTCAGGAGCTTGAAGGCGATGAAGGGCACAAACACCTTGACGAATATGCTGACGGAAGCTGCGAACGCGGACGCTGTCTGCTTAAAACGATCTGCGAAAAACTCGGCTTTACGTCGCTTGAATATCAGTCGCTTGACGGAATGCTCGAAGCCATCGGGCTTGACAAAGACAAAGTGTGCACCTATTGCTGGACAGGAAAGGAATAG
- a CDS encoding DUF3084 domain-containing protein, with translation MSELLSELNWSLILTLLTVSAVVAWFGDIIGMKVGKKRITIFNLRPKYTTRLISVLTGVGIAFATLFVSATASESVRTAIFNMQYVKNQILNLTAELKTNRDDLSAMEYQLFQNQGELQQKRDKLTAVEMELAQGTAKLNNANKKLEELEKTREQLEKARDKAAAEQKLLSSELAELKTNVKSLRGEADKLKSNVRRLREDRIAAFSGEILAQGVVEDAKQLTDAKIDELMLLLAAQCREMLAQRFKQDVSTIPEPEISRESEDRVRKELKNSKGRYLVRLAAVSNAVYGEPVATEASVYSTKQIYKKGELLSKVKFSGTETRAEIDTKIYNALRSVNQKAVRDGILRDPISGNVGSVESAELSNSSKKIKDEQTPCTLEMRTTRDIYTEGPVTLTLSVK, from the coding sequence GTGTCCGAACTTTTAAGCGAGCTTAACTGGAGCCTGATTTTGACGCTGCTGACAGTCAGCGCGGTTGTTGCTTGGTTTGGGGATATTATCGGCATGAAGGTCGGGAAAAAGAGAATCACAATATTCAATCTCCGGCCAAAATACACAACGCGTTTGATTTCTGTGCTTACCGGCGTCGGGATTGCTTTCGCCACGCTGTTTGTCAGCGCGACCGCGAGCGAATCCGTCCGTACGGCAATTTTTAACATGCAATACGTTAAAAATCAGATTTTGAATCTTACCGCGGAATTGAAAACAAACCGCGATGATTTGTCCGCAATGGAATATCAGCTTTTCCAGAATCAGGGTGAGCTTCAGCAGAAAAGAGACAAACTGACGGCGGTTGAAATGGAGCTTGCTCAGGGAACGGCAAAGCTTAATAACGCCAACAAAAAGCTTGAAGAGCTTGAAAAAACTCGGGAGCAGCTTGAAAAAGCAAGGGACAAAGCGGCAGCCGAACAGAAACTGCTTTCGTCAGAGCTTGCAGAGCTGAAGACAAACGTTAAATCGCTCCGCGGCGAAGCGGACAAATTAAAATCCAACGTGCGGCGTCTGCGCGAAGACAGAATTGCGGCGTTTTCGGGCGAAATTCTGGCGCAGGGCGTTGTAGAGGACGCCAAGCAGCTTACTGATGCCAAGATAGACGAACTTATGCTTCTGCTTGCGGCACAGTGCAGGGAAATGCTTGCGCAGCGGTTTAAACAGGACGTTTCAACCATACCTGAACCGGAAATCAGCAGGGAATCTGAAGATCGCGTGCGCAAAGAACTTAAAAATTCAAAAGGCCGGTATCTTGTACGGCTTGCGGCGGTTTCAAACGCTGTCTACGGCGAGCCTGTAGCCACCGAGGCCAGCGTCTACAGCACAAAACAGATATACAAAAAGGGAGAACTGCTTTCAAAGGTTAAATTCAGCGGCACGGAAACGCGCGCCGAGATTGACACAAAAATTTACAACGCGCTGCGCTCCGTAAACCAGAAAGCAGTGCGCGACGGAATATTGAGGGATCCTATTTCCGGAAACGTAGGAAGCGTGGAATCGGCAGAGCTTTCCAATTCTTCGAAAAAAATTAAAGATGAGCAGACGCCGTGCACTCTTGAAATGAGAACTACGAGAGATATTTATACGGAGGGGCCTGTTACCCTCACGCTCAGCGTAAAATAA
- a CDS encoding phosphoribosylformylglycinamidine cyclo-ligase — translation MSKSFSAAYAAAGVDIEAGYEGVKLMKKHVERTFIPGVVSDIGGFGGLFAPQLSGMKEPVLVSGTDGVGTKQRIAQLLGKHDTVGIDCVAMCVNDIVCCGAKPIFFLDYIAIGKNEPEKVAELVSGVAEGCVQAGCALIGGETAEHPGTMQPDDYDLAGFSVGIVDKEKVLDKNKMCAGDVVIALPSSGIHSNGYSLVRKIFDVEKADLGQHCDDLGTTLGEALLTPTKIYVQQLLAAIEVSDVHGVSHITGGGFYENIPRCIPNGLGAKIEKAAIKTPAIFKLLQSKGNVDERDMFNTYNMGVGMSLVVSRDTADKALDALRAAGENAYVIGEIEKSEEKITIC, via the coding sequence ATGAGCAAATCATTCTCAGCGGCATACGCCGCTGCCGGCGTTGACATCGAAGCAGGCTACGAAGGCGTAAAACTTATGAAGAAGCACGTCGAACGTACCTTCATTCCCGGCGTTGTTTCCGACATCGGAGGCTTCGGGGGGCTTTTCGCGCCTCAGCTTTCGGGAATGAAAGAGCCGGTTCTTGTTTCGGGAACCGACGGTGTGGGCACCAAACAGCGCATTGCGCAGCTGCTCGGAAAGCACGATACGGTAGGTATCGACTGCGTTGCCATGTGCGTGAACGACATAGTATGCTGCGGCGCAAAACCGATTTTCTTCCTTGATTACATCGCCATCGGCAAAAACGAACCCGAAAAGGTCGCAGAGCTCGTTTCCGGCGTTGCGGAAGGCTGCGTTCAGGCAGGCTGCGCATTGATCGGCGGCGAAACAGCGGAACACCCGGGCACAATGCAGCCTGACGATTACGACCTTGCGGGCTTCTCCGTCGGAATAGTCGACAAAGAAAAGGTTCTTGACAAGAATAAAATGTGCGCGGGAGACGTCGTTATAGCGCTTCCTTCAAGCGGTATCCACTCAAACGGCTATTCGCTGGTGCGCAAAATTTTTGACGTTGAAAAAGCAGATCTCGGACAGCACTGCGATGATCTGGGCACAACACTCGGCGAAGCGCTGCTCACGCCGACAAAAATTTATGTGCAGCAATTGCTCGCGGCAATCGAAGTTTCCGACGTCCACGGCGTAAGCCACATAACGGGCGGCGGTTTTTACGAAAACATACCTCGCTGCATACCAAACGGTCTCGGCGCAAAAATTGAGAAAGCGGCGATAAAGACACCCGCGATTTTCAAGCTTCTGCAGAGCAAAGGAAACGTTGACGAACGCGACATGTTCAACACCTACAATATGGGCGTGGGAATGAGCCTCGTCGTGTCGCGGGATACGGCGGACAAAGCTCTCGACGCTTTGAGAGCGGCGGGAGAAAATGCGTACGTCATCGGCGAAATTGAAAAATCGGAGGAGAAGATAACAATATGTTAA
- the purE gene encoding 5-(carboxyamino)imidazole ribonucleotide mutase — translation MKKVAIVMGSDSDLPVLEKSAAVFKELGIPYEAHIYSAHRTPDEAHDFAANARKNGFGAIICAAGMAAHLAGVVAANTTLPVIGIPCKSAVFDGMDALLATVQMPSGIPVATVAVNGGANAALLAAEILAVEDTELAEKLSAKRAADKAKVLAKDSSLKL, via the coding sequence ATGAAAAAAGTGGCAATCGTTATGGGTAGCGACAGCGACCTTCCCGTTCTTGAAAAAAGCGCCGCCGTTTTTAAAGAACTGGGAATACCTTACGAAGCACATATTTATTCCGCTCACAGAACACCTGACGAGGCGCATGATTTTGCCGCAAACGCGCGCAAAAACGGCTTCGGAGCAATCATCTGCGCCGCGGGAATGGCGGCTCATCTGGCGGGGGTCGTGGCGGCGAACACGACGCTTCCCGTTATAGGCATTCCGTGCAAATCAGCGGTTTTCGACGGAATGGACGCGCTTCTTGCGACAGTCCAGATGCCCTCGGGCATACCGGTGGCAACGGTCGCCGTGAACGGCGGGGCAAATGCCGCCCTGCTTGCGGCTGAAATTCTTGCCGTTGAGGACACTGAGCTTGCGGAAAAGCTTTCAGCTAAACGCGCCGCCGACAAGGCAAAGGTTCTCGCAAAAGACAGCAGTCTCAAACTGTAA
- a CDS encoding pyridoxamine 5'-phosphate oxidase family protein, whose protein sequence is MRRRDREVTDRAWIDEVVREAEYMTLALSAPDGSPYAVPVNHVFDGENLYFHCAKEGLKLDCIKNSPRVAFNTVAQAEYYQNPENRVYTTHYKSVSGWGTAEILTDTAEKIKALELVRNKFIRGAYTVNETIADSVCIVKIHVEEIYGKKNDKT, encoded by the coding sequence GTGAGACGCAGGGACAGGGAAGTAACCGACAGAGCGTGGATTGACGAAGTTGTCCGCGAAGCGGAATATATGACGCTTGCCCTGTCGGCGCCTGACGGTAGCCCCTACGCCGTGCCGGTGAATCACGTCTTTGACGGCGAAAATCTTTATTTTCACTGCGCGAAAGAGGGCTTGAAGCTCGACTGCATAAAAAACAGCCCGCGCGTCGCGTTCAACACGGTAGCTCAGGCTGAATACTATCAGAATCCGGAAAACAGAGTGTACACCACTCACTACAAATCGGTTTCAGGCTGGGGAACGGCGGAAATTCTGACGGACACGGCTGAAAAAATAAAAGCGCTTGAGCTTGTACGGAACAAATTTATCAGGGGAGCTTACACCGTGAACGAAACGATTGCCGATTCTGTGTGCATAGTTAAAATTCACGTTGAAGAAATTTACGGCAAGAAAAACGACAAAACGTAG
- a CDS encoding formate/nitrite transporter family protein — protein MLNDIVSGIISGILISLGGGVFLACENKIAGSVFFAVALLCICMLGYYLYTGKICFMLEKHDKAAWQLLILCIIGNAAGTFVCGRLLAYAVPNMQAAASAICAAKLNQLPLQTVIRGAFCGILIYLAVIIFRQNRNISGIVYCIPVFILSGYEHSIADMFYFAAAGSFGAPSLIFILLVVLGNSIGGLLIPFLNLALKEK, from the coding sequence ATGTTAAACGACATAGTAAGCGGAATTATTTCCGGCATATTAATCTCCCTCGGAGGCGGTGTTTTTCTCGCGTGCGAAAACAAAATCGCCGGTTCAGTCTTCTTCGCCGTTGCCCTGCTCTGCATCTGCATGCTCGGCTATTATCTTTACACGGGCAAAATCTGCTTCATGCTTGAAAAGCATGACAAAGCCGCATGGCAGCTCCTTATACTCTGCATAATAGGCAACGCGGCAGGCACCTTCGTCTGCGGCAGACTGCTTGCTTACGCGGTTCCGAACATGCAGGCAGCGGCCTCCGCTATCTGCGCGGCAAAGCTTAACCAGCTTCCGCTTCAGACCGTAATACGCGGGGCGTTCTGCGGAATACTCATATATCTTGCGGTAATAATTTTCAGACAGAACAGAAACATTTCCGGCATAGTCTACTGCATACCGGTATTTATTCTCAGCGGCTACGAACACTCGATAGCCGATATGTTCTATTTTGCGGCGGCAGGGAGTTTTGGCGCTCCGTCGCTGATTTTCATTCTGCTCGTGGTATTGGGCAACAGCATAGGCGGACTGCTTATTCCGTTCCTCAACCTCGCGCTTAAGGAGAAATAG
- a CDS encoding NCS2 family permease, with translation MLEKLFKLKENGTDAKTEIIAGLTTFMAMAYIIVVNPGILSESGMPFGSVLVATCLGAAIGCFLMAALANYPFALAPSMGLNAYFTYSVCLTMGVSWKIALTAVFVEGIIFILLTLSNIRQMVVNSLPNTLKIGISAGIGLFIAFIGCRGAGIVVDNPATLVGLGVFKGNIPLMLALAGLILMVVLQHKGVKGSILIGIVAVTLLGIPFGVTKLPKEIVAMPPSLSPTFWQMDFSMLKKMEFWVIVFAFFFVDFFDTVGTLVGCASRVDMLDEKGHLPKAGPALMADAVGTVCGAVLGTSTVTTFVESAAGVEQGGRTGLTAVTVGILFLLATFLNPIVSMVPGCATAPALIMVGIFMVMGLERMDFSDWTDFVPAILAMVMMPFAYSISTGIEFGICSFVFLKLFTGKAKEISWIMYVLTALFIINHML, from the coding sequence ATGTTAGAGAAACTTTTCAAGCTCAAAGAGAACGGCACTGACGCGAAAACCGAAATCATAGCCGGTCTCACAACGTTTATGGCGATGGCGTACATTATCGTCGTCAACCCTGGAATACTTTCCGAAAGCGGAATGCCTTTCGGCTCTGTACTTGTTGCCACCTGTCTCGGCGCCGCTATCGGCTGTTTCCTGATGGCTGCGCTTGCGAACTATCCGTTTGCGCTTGCTCCGAGTATGGGGCTTAACGCATATTTCACCTATTCGGTATGTCTCACGATGGGTGTATCATGGAAAATTGCCCTTACGGCCGTTTTTGTTGAAGGTATCATCTTTATACTCCTCACGCTTTCCAACATACGCCAGATGGTTGTCAACTCGCTGCCGAATACGCTTAAAATAGGTATTTCAGCCGGTATAGGTCTCTTTATAGCCTTTATAGGGTGCAGAGGCGCCGGAATTGTCGTAGACAACCCCGCAACGCTTGTCGGTCTCGGAGTTTTCAAGGGCAATATCCCTCTTATGCTTGCGCTTGCCGGACTTATTCTTATGGTTGTTTTGCAGCACAAGGGCGTCAAGGGCAGCATTCTTATCGGAATCGTTGCGGTGACGCTTCTCGGAATTCCTTTCGGTGTGACAAAGCTTCCGAAGGAAATCGTCGCAATGCCGCCGAGCCTTTCCCCGACGTTTTGGCAGATGGATTTCTCAATGCTTAAGAAGATGGAATTCTGGGTAATAGTATTTGCTTTCTTCTTCGTAGATTTCTTTGATACGGTCGGAACTCTTGTCGGCTGCGCAAGCCGCGTTGACATGCTTGACGAAAAGGGACATCTTCCCAAAGCAGGTCCCGCGCTCATGGCAGACGCGGTGGGTACGGTTTGCGGCGCCGTGCTCGGGACCTCGACGGTCACAACGTTTGTCGAATCCGCGGCGGGCGTCGAGCAGGGCGGACGCACAGGTCTCACGGCTGTCACGGTCGGCATTCTCTTCCTTCTTGCAACCTTCCTTAACCCGATAGTAAGCATGGTTCCGGGCTGCGCGACGGCTCCCGCCCTGATCATGGTCGGTATCTTCATGGTTATGGGGCTTGAGAGAATGGATTTCTCGGACTGGACAGATTTTGTTCCGGCAATTCTCGCAATGGTTATGATGCCGTTTGCGTACAGCATAAGCACAGGTATTGAATTCGGTATCTGCAGTTTTGTCTTCCTTAAGCTCTTTACCGGCAAGGCAAAAGAAATAAGCTGGATAATGTACGTTCTTACCGCGCTGTTTATCATTAACCACATGCTCTAA
- a CDS encoding rod shape-determining protein yields the protein MWSRDIGIDLGTATVLVYIKGKGIVLREPSVVALDQNTGRILAVGNDAKIMIGRTPGNVVAIRPLRDGVIADYTMTEVMMREFVRKVTSGFERVVRHRIMVGVPAGATNVERRAVLEAAVEVGAKEAYLIEEPMAAAIGAHLPIGEPVGNMVVDIGGGTSDIAVASLGGLVVCESLRVGGDKFDEAIMRYVRRQYNLAIGEQTAEDVKKQIGSCFVRSGEENMTMEIRGSDLIHGLPRPLTISSADVAAAIEESIGQLIAAIKRVLEKTPPELASDVIENGIILTGGGACLRGLPELITKETEISCSVAEDASECVVMGTGIALDALDKLKECGAVYSTTRRGSRRK from the coding sequence TTGTGGAGCAGAGACATAGGAATTGACCTTGGAACGGCTACCGTACTCGTATATATAAAAGGAAAAGGCATTGTACTGCGCGAGCCGTCGGTTGTCGCGCTTGATCAGAATACAGGGAGAATTCTCGCTGTCGGCAATGACGCCAAGATTATGATAGGAAGAACCCCGGGCAACGTGGTTGCAATCCGTCCGCTTCGCGACGGTGTTATTGCAGACTATACTATGACCGAGGTCATGATGCGCGAATTTGTCCGCAAGGTAACCTCCGGCTTTGAGAGGGTTGTCCGCCACCGCATAATGGTGGGGGTGCCCGCAGGCGCGACGAACGTTGAGCGCCGTGCCGTTCTTGAGGCGGCGGTTGAGGTCGGCGCCAAGGAAGCGTACCTCATAGAAGAGCCCATGGCGGCTGCCATAGGCGCGCATCTTCCGATAGGCGAGCCTGTCGGAAACATGGTGGTTGACATAGGCGGAGGAACTTCGGACATAGCTGTTGCTTCTTTGGGCGGACTTGTCGTCTGCGAGTCGCTGCGAGTCGGCGGCGACAAGTTTGACGAAGCCATAATGCGCTATGTACGCCGCCAGTACAACCTTGCAATAGGCGAACAGACCGCGGAAGACGTCAAAAAACAGATAGGTTCCTGTTTCGTGCGTTCCGGCGAAGAAAATATGACGATGGAGATCAGAGGCAGCGACCTTATACACGGTCTGCCCCGCCCGCTTACAATTTCAAGCGCAGACGTTGCCGCCGCGATTGAGGAGTCAATAGGCCAGCTTATAGCGGCAATTAAACGGGTACTTGAAAAAACACCTCCGGAGCTTGCTTCGGACGTTATTGAGAACGGTATCATACTTACCGGCGGCGGAGCCTGCCTGAGAGGACTTCCCGAGCTTATTACAAAGGAAACGGAAATTTCCTGCTCTGTTGCCGAAGACGCTTCCGAATGTGTTGTTATGGGCACGGGCATAGCGCTTGACGCCCTTGACAAGCTTAAAGAGTGCGGAGCCGTATATTCAACGACACGGCGCGGCAGCAGAAGAAAATAA
- a CDS encoding YkgJ family cysteine cluster protein: MPDTLQTENSPRFYDGGLRFSCKECGACCSKDPGDIWVSEAEIQQIAQYLKISVEELTLLCLREDMCGNKSIKDLPERNYDCIFQDANTRRCKIYPVRPKQCAQFPFWKSMLENKAEWDFYAKRCPGMNNGRLYTKEEIEKAAGLEP; the protein is encoded by the coding sequence ATGCCGGATACACTGCAGACGGAGAACAGTCCGCGTTTTTACGACGGAGGTCTCCGTTTTTCCTGTAAAGAGTGCGGAGCGTGCTGCAGCAAAGACCCGGGTGATATTTGGGTTTCCGAAGCAGAGATTCAGCAGATAGCACAGTATCTCAAAATTTCTGTTGAGGAGCTGACACTGCTTTGCCTCAGGGAAGATATGTGCGGCAATAAAAGCATTAAGGATCTGCCTGAAAGAAATTACGACTGCATATTTCAGGACGCCAATACAAGACGCTGCAAAATTTATCCTGTCCGCCCGAAACAGTGTGCGCAGTTTCCGTTCTGGAAATCCATGCTTGAAAACAAAGCAGAATGGGATTTTTATGCAAAGAGATGTCCCGGAATGAACAACGGAAGGCTCTACACCAAAGAAGAAATCGAAAAAGCAGCCGGATTGGAACCTTAG